One Gloeothece verrucosa PCC 7822 DNA window includes the following coding sequences:
- a CDS encoding DUF1825 family protein: MGFFDSEVVQQEAKQLFEDYQSLMQLGSEYGKFDREGKKIFIDKMEELMDRYKIFMKRFELSEDFMAQMTIQQLKTQLGQFGMTPQQMFDQMRMTLDRMKLEIQ, encoded by the coding sequence ATGGGTTTCTTTGATTCTGAAGTAGTACAGCAAGAAGCTAAACAGCTATTTGAAGATTATCAATCCCTGATGCAGTTGGGGAGTGAGTACGGGAAATTTGACCGTGAGGGAAAAAAGATCTTCATCGATAAGATGGAGGAACTCATGGACCGTTATAAAATCTTTATGAAACGTTTTGAGCTATCTGAGGACTTTATGGCGCAAATGACTATACAGCAATTGAAAACTCAGTTAGGTCAATTTGGCATGACTCCTCAGCAAATGTTTGATCAGATGCGGATGACCCTAGACCGGATGAAATTAGAAATTCAATAA
- a CDS encoding tryptophan-rich sensory protein translates to MKLDRDIIRQWANFTAILAAFGVNVYSNLSPPNGLSIGAISNTYFKEVLIIPANYAFAIWGLIYLGLISLAIYQVLPANKNVPHLEQMGYFITLSSLAQIVWVFLFQYQLFALSGVAMVGILLSLIALYLHLKIAKKPVSRQLKWLVNFPISIYFAWISIATIVNMAIILYRAGWNGWGHPVAWTVIMMMVGTIIALIITLERRDLAYGGVFIWALVAIGIRNLNQIFIAGVAVVLVILLVLAIGTSLKRRKQLTGNRQPATGEKQQVTHDS, encoded by the coding sequence ATGAAATTAGATCGCGATATTATTAGGCAATGGGCAAATTTTACCGCTATTTTAGCAGCCTTTGGAGTTAATGTTTACTCGAATTTATCTCCTCCTAACGGCTTGTCTATCGGCGCAATTTCTAATACTTATTTTAAAGAAGTTTTAATTATTCCCGCTAATTATGCTTTTGCCATTTGGGGACTCATCTATTTAGGATTAATTAGTTTAGCTATTTATCAAGTTTTGCCGGCCAATAAAAATGTGCCTCATCTTGAGCAAATGGGTTATTTTATTACTCTGAGTAGTCTAGCTCAAATAGTTTGGGTTTTTCTATTTCAGTATCAACTCTTTGCTCTTTCAGGAGTGGCTATGGTGGGAATTTTATTATCGTTAATAGCTCTCTACCTGCATTTAAAAATTGCTAAAAAGCCGGTTTCTAGACAACTTAAATGGTTGGTAAACTTTCCCATTAGTATTTATTTTGCTTGGATTAGTATAGCCACTATTGTGAATATGGCTATTATCCTCTATCGTGCAGGCTGGAATGGCTGGGGGCATCCGGTTGCTTGGACGGTGATCATGATGATGGTAGGAACAATTATTGCCCTCATCATTACCCTGGAACGTAGAGACTTAGCCTATGGTGGAGTATTTATCTGGGCGTTAGTCGCCATAGGCATTCGCAATTTAAATCAGATTTTTATAGCAGGAGTTGCAGTGGTATTAGTCATTTTACTGGTTTTAGCCATTGGTACATCCCTCAAACGGCGTAAACAGTTAACAGGCAACAGGCAACCGGCAACCGGCGAAAAGCAACAGGTAACTCATGACTCCTGA
- a CDS encoding transglycosylase domain-containing protein, with protein sequence MSSSAIGQKQKKEQPVSPSSQFKQGVFKIAGGTVLGFTMIASSVVAGGLVGLAISFRNLPDVRVLKDYVPTETSYIYDMKGTVLSSLHGEANRKVIKLNEVSPEMKRAVMAIEDSHFYIHKGINPNSIGRAILANLKNGEVVEGASTLTMQLVKNIFLSHQRTVSRKLAETVLAIRVEQVFKKDEILEMYLNNIYWGHNNYGVQTAAESYFNKPASKLNLAESAMMAGLIQAPESYSPFINYKEAKKRQEMVLDRMVELGWITKEEGQKAKKQALKVGKPTSWRGSKLPYVTDTVIQELNERFGKETVIKGGMRVQTTVDYRVQKAAEETVQNAYNVLRGRGLYTRELQVALVSVDPRTHFIKAIVGGVDYKKSQLNRAIQSHRPPGSTFKPYVYYTAFASGKYTPDSVVVDGPISFRDGSGWYTPKNYGGGYSGAMSIRTALAQSRNVPAVIVGNKVGTSKIIETCRTLGIKSPLQAVTSLPLGAIGVTPLEMAGAYATFASNGWQSNTTIIARITDSRGNVLLDNTPKPQLVLDPWAAASLTSVLKGVIAGGTGTAANIGRPAAGKTGTTDNERNVWFVGYVPQLATAVWIGDDANRPLGKGVTGGGFAAPIWKNFMLQALNNEPVMDFPAASNFPRPKAK encoded by the coding sequence GTGTCGTCTAGCGCCATTGGACAAAAACAAAAAAAGGAACAACCGGTTTCCCCAAGTTCCCAATTTAAACAAGGTGTGTTTAAAATAGCAGGAGGAACGGTTCTGGGATTTACCATGATCGCAAGTTCGGTGGTAGCTGGAGGACTGGTGGGTCTAGCCATAAGCTTTCGCAATCTCCCAGATGTTAGAGTATTAAAAGACTACGTACCAACGGAAACCAGTTATATCTATGATATGAAAGGAACCGTCCTCAGTAGTCTTCACGGAGAAGCAAACCGCAAAGTGATTAAACTTAATGAAGTTTCTCCAGAAATGAAACGCGCTGTAATGGCGATTGAGGATAGCCACTTCTATATCCACAAAGGGATCAATCCCAATAGTATTGGTCGGGCAATTTTAGCTAACTTAAAAAATGGAGAAGTGGTAGAAGGCGCTTCAACCCTGACAATGCAGTTAGTTAAAAATATTTTTCTTTCCCATCAACGGACCGTCAGCCGCAAACTTGCAGAAACCGTATTAGCGATCCGTGTAGAACAAGTTTTTAAAAAAGATGAAATTCTAGAAATGTACCTCAATAATATTTATTGGGGTCACAATAATTATGGCGTACAAACCGCCGCCGAAAGTTATTTTAATAAACCCGCGTCTAAACTCAATCTGGCTGAATCAGCCATGATGGCCGGCCTGATCCAAGCCCCTGAATCCTATAGCCCCTTTATCAACTACAAAGAGGCGAAAAAACGTCAGGAAATGGTATTAGACCGAATGGTAGAACTCGGATGGATCACCAAAGAAGAAGGGCAAAAAGCCAAAAAACAAGCTTTAAAAGTGGGAAAACCCACCTCTTGGCGCGGCAGTAAACTACCTTATGTGACCGATACAGTTATTCAAGAGTTAAATGAACGCTTCGGCAAAGAGACAGTCATTAAAGGGGGAATGCGAGTCCAAACGACCGTAGATTATAGAGTCCAAAAAGCGGCAGAAGAAACCGTACAAAATGCTTATAATGTTCTTAGAGGACGCGGCTTGTATACCCGAGAGTTACAAGTGGCTCTAGTATCAGTTGATCCGAGAACTCACTTCATTAAAGCGATCGTCGGGGGAGTGGATTACAAGAAAAGCCAGTTAAATCGCGCGATTCAATCTCACCGTCCGCCTGGATCGACTTTTAAACCCTATGTGTATTACACAGCGTTTGCCAGTGGCAAATATACCCCTGATTCCGTCGTGGTAGATGGTCCGATCAGCTTCCGAGATGGAAGCGGCTGGTATACGCCGAAAAACTACGGCGGTGGCTATTCTGGTGCCATGTCGATTCGCACCGCTTTAGCCCAATCTCGCAACGTTCCTGCGGTTATTGTGGGCAATAAAGTCGGCACGAGCAAAATTATTGAAACCTGTCGCACCTTGGGCATAAAAAGCCCCTTACAAGCAGTTACTTCTCTACCTTTGGGCGCGATTGGGGTTACGCCTTTAGAAATGGCCGGTGCTTATGCAACCTTTGCCAGTAATGGTTGGCAATCTAATACTACTATTATTGCTCGCATCACCGATAGCCGAGGCAATGTCTTGCTCGATAATACTCCTAAACCGCAACTGGTGCTAGACCCTTGGGCGGCAGCCTCTCTCACCAGTGTTTTAAAAGGAGTTATTGCCGGTGGAACCGGCACAGCCGCTAATATTGGTCGTCCCGCAGCCGGTAAAACCGGAACAACCGATAATGAGCGCAATGTCTGGTTTGTGGGTTATGTTCCTCAGTTAGCAACGGCTGTCTGGATCGGAGATGATGCTAACCGTCCTTTAGGAAAAGGGGTAACCGGTGGAGGTTTTGCGGCTCCCATCTGGAAGAATTTTATGCTACAAGCTCTTAACAATGAACCTGTGATGGATTTTCCCGCCGCGTCTAATTTCCCTCGTCCTAAGGCGAAATAA
- a CDS encoding M48 family metalloprotease — translation MPTYTGISSNAFRHPLDQQAEASLRSLPGFDILAKSFSQYLYERPQHIFLLGNNIKVTSRQYPTLYGIYTDCIKDLDIAPEPILYVGQSPYVNAYSLGNERPYIVIDTALLDLLQEDEIRTVLAHELGHIKCDHSLLTQMALWVMGAASMLGDLTLGLGKLITTGMIYAFYEWRRKAELSADRAALLVMDDLNPIMRTMMKLAGGTQKYGSECSLEEFIRQADEYQNLDQDSLNQLYKFLIYNGGQGRFLTHPFAVERVHYLRQWAQSEQYYQIRQGNYARSQTNTTTPVETQPDNSEVETLRRQIEELQAEIERVKSENSPE, via the coding sequence ATGCCTACCTACACCGGAATTTCAAGCAATGCCTTTAGACATCCCCTAGATCAACAAGCCGAAGCCAGCTTGCGGAGTCTTCCGGGCTTTGATATTTTAGCCAAAAGCTTTTCTCAATATCTTTACGAACGTCCTCAACACATTTTTTTGTTGGGTAACAACATCAAAGTCACTTCCCGCCAATACCCTACCCTTTACGGAATCTATACTGACTGTATTAAAGATTTAGATATTGCGCCGGAACCCATTCTCTATGTGGGTCAAAGCCCCTATGTTAACGCCTATTCTCTCGGCAATGAACGGCCTTATATTGTCATTGACACAGCTTTACTGGATTTACTGCAAGAAGATGAAATCCGCACCGTTTTAGCTCATGAATTAGGGCATATCAAATGTGACCATAGCCTATTGACACAGATGGCCTTATGGGTAATGGGAGCCGCTTCTATGTTAGGAGATTTAACCCTGGGACTAGGAAAATTAATCACCACCGGCATGATTTATGCCTTCTATGAATGGCGGCGCAAAGCCGAATTATCCGCCGATCGAGCCGCTTTGCTGGTGATGGACGACCTTAACCCCATCATGAGAACCATGATGAAACTCGCCGGAGGCACTCAAAAATATGGCTCTGAGTGTAGTCTCGAAGAATTTATTCGCCAAGCCGATGAATATCAGAACTTAGATCAAGATAGCTTAAATCAACTGTATAAATTTCTGATCTATAACGGAGGTCAAGGCAGGTTTCTTACCCATCCCTTTGCAGTAGAACGAGTACACTATTTGCGACAATGGGCACAATCAGAACAATATTATCAGATCCGTCAAGGCAATTATGCTCGCTCACAAACCAACACCACAACTCCTGTAGAAACCCAACCCGATAACAGCGAAGTAGAAACCTTACGGCGACAAATAGAAGAACTACAAGCAGAAATAGAACGAGTTAAATCCGAAAACTCTCCTGAATAA
- a CDS encoding TMEM165/GDT1 family protein, which produces MDWQLFGLSFITVFLAEIGDKSQLAAIALGGSAKSPRAVFVGSITALILASFLGVIAGGSMAQLLPTKVLKALAAIGFAVMALKILWPQEEDSQQD; this is translated from the coding sequence ATGGATTGGCAACTTTTTGGACTAAGTTTTATCACCGTATTTTTAGCCGAAATTGGCGATAAAAGTCAATTAGCGGCCATCGCCCTAGGAGGCAGTGCGAAATCCCCTCGTGCTGTTTTTGTAGGAAGCATCACCGCTTTAATATTAGCCAGTTTTTTAGGCGTGATTGCCGGGGGAAGTATGGCTCAACTATTACCCACCAAAGTGTTAAAAGCGCTCGCCGCCATTGGTTTTGCTGTCATGGCTTTAAAAATCTTATGGCCACAGGAGGAAGATTCCCAACAAGATTAA
- a CDS encoding TMEM165/GDT1 family protein: MTATQPRIGKPQELSQFSGTPKTEPTQAALTTAHQTKDKSEPSWSFFSVFSSTFLTIFLAEMGDKTQLATLLMSAQSQSPWMVFAGAATALIGTSLLGVVIGYWISRRLSPKTLDFAVAILLLVITGLLMGDVLAS, from the coding sequence ATGACAGCAACTCAGCCTCGTATCGGCAAACCCCAAGAACTGTCTCAGTTTTCAGGGACCCCTAAAACCGAACCAACCCAAGCCGCATTAACTACTGCCCATCAGACAAAAGACAAAAGTGAGCCTTCATGGAGTTTCTTTTCAGTATTTAGTTCAACATTTCTAACGATTTTTTTGGCTGAGATGGGAGACAAAACCCAACTAGCTACGCTATTAATGAGCGCACAATCCCAGTCTCCTTGGATGGTGTTTGCCGGTGCGGCTACCGCCTTAATAGGGACCAGTTTATTAGGAGTGGTGATCGGATACTGGATCTCCAGACGCTTATCCCCAAAAACTCTAGATTTTGCCGTCGCTATCCTCTTACTGGTGATTACCGGTTTGCTGATGGGCGACGTATTAGCCTCTTAA
- a CDS encoding YkgJ family cysteine cluster protein, translated as MATWRCVKQCGACCHLAPEERPELDEYLSPEELNHYLSLVGEGGWCIHFDHETRECKIYEQRPIFCRVTPDNFERMYGVCGEEFNEFAIECCQEQIEAVYGADSAEMDRYNQSLA; from the coding sequence ATGGCAACTTGGCGATGTGTAAAACAGTGTGGGGCTTGCTGTCATCTGGCTCCGGAGGAGCGTCCAGAATTAGATGAGTATTTATCTCCAGAGGAATTAAACCATTATCTAAGCCTGGTGGGGGAAGGAGGATGGTGTATACATTTTGACCATGAGACTCGAGAATGTAAAATTTATGAACAGCGCCCGATATTCTGTCGTGTCACCCCCGACAACTTTGAGCGGATGTATGGAGTCTGTGGCGAGGAATTTAATGAATTTGCCATAGAGTGCTGTCAGGAGCAGATAGAGGCTGTCTATGGAGCAGACAGTGCGGAAATGGATCGCTATAATCAATCCCTAGCTTAA
- the psb30 gene encoding photosystem II reaction center protein Ycf12/Psb30: MYLFALNLEPIFQLTFVSLIMLAGPAVIFLLAFRNGDL, encoded by the coding sequence ATGTATTTATTCGCACTCAATTTAGAACCTATTTTTCAATTGACCTTTGTATCCTTGATTATGCTTGCCGGTCCGGCAGTCATCTTTTTGTTAGCTTTTCGCAATGGCGATTTGTAA